agacacaataaaactagaacacatttagagaataaattgaaactagaatatttacagttatattcagaacagttaacaaagggaaagaaatttattgaattatggaataatgatccaaataatgaacaatacgttgaggaatttgatatcaaggaatcgaaagaacttatcaaaagcagcgaggaatgaaaaaggatgacgttggtcgaagaaatggaagaggattctaaaattattaaccaatttagtaaaaaaatacgtataataaatggaaccagaacaaccacaaactatcaatattacaaataacactggcgttataaacatatattacaaaaagtgttctaaatgtgaattagataaatcattaacagaatttagtaagcgcaagactagcaaagatggttttcaatattgctgcaaaacttgttttaaactatataccaaacaataccgagaagataatagagaatcttataatgattatatgacagaatatatgagaggaagatatcaaacagatcttaattttagattgaaacaatgtttacggtctagattaacacaattattcaacaaagaaacacattcagaaacactatctaatttattgggttgttcagatgaatttctcaaatcatggataatatttcaattcgatgatataatgaatatagataattatggggattattaccatattgatcacgtgttaccaatatctaaatttaacatgaatgatgaatacaataaaaaacttatttggggttggaaaaatttaagacctttagaaaagaaagaaaatcaaatcaaatctaataaactagatttacagttatattcagaacagttaacaaaagcaaagaaatttattgatcaatggaataataatccaaataatgaacgatacgttgaggaatttgatatcaaggatccgaaatgacttatctggacagttataactactgctcctaatagataaacaaaagtagtgagatggtgccgtacggcacccacatggtgatatcaaatagaatttaaataaaatataataaaaattacataccttcaactagcttgtgaattctattatatttttaatattttcttttcaaaagagaatactttatattttgaatagattcaaatagatattctttaaattcaaatagctagtatcagtagtcaatactagagttctttaactttaactatctagtatcatttgaagaatacttataatactattcttattaaatttctctaatataaatgtcaaagaaatctaataagaatagtattgatattgaaaagacattagatgatttaggtattagtgataataaagatacagttgtttctaattctattcaagttaataacaatattgattatgaatactatttatattgtaagcatagGTAGCATcttcaattattaattgctggcgggaaatctaaggatttcttaggaaaaattttaacttatcaagaactagatgctatgaaacccgataaagtaataaaatattttaagatttatgaagaagctagattagctagaataaatgattctatttcagatggtattgtcaaatgttattctaagttatgtaaccagttattaccaattgatgatgaaaataaattatatagtgatttgaaaaatgactacttagttatgactgaattacaaaaatgggtcggttatgcttcatttcaattaggatcggttatgacattgatttctactggcgtcataacattttcgaatatcaaacctatggaatataaatcaggtaagaacgaaacagatgtactacaaccaaacagtgaaacagaaaatgaatcagaacaaaaattaactaaaataaatgagtgatggagttaagaaaaaggctagatccgagaaacaaattaaatgggcaagagaattaggtaaaagatcatcagaattaaaaaaagctaagaaaaagaaattaactgatataaatgaatcacagaaattatctgatggTGCCGTACagcacccacacggtggtattgattcaaataataatccatctaattcttctaatgctggaagtaattataaattatatattacaattggattagtaacagttattatattatccggtgtaatatataaatcaaaattcaaatctgatgataaagatgattccgatgatcggaaacttagttatccgtgtacagacaataaacctatcataccagaaaataaatcaaatgaaactaaatctaaattattattaatggattaaaataagatgaaaaaagaacaatatttaagagcgttatattacaacccagaaagtgaagtatcattttctaacgtttcagaattatggaataaaaataaatctgataatagcaatggtgccgtacggcacccacacggtgatataaaatatagtgaattaaaatcatggttacaaaatcaacccacatatcaaattcataaaaagatggataaaaaatatttaacaagaaaagtaatggtttcatatattaaccaacaatggcaagctgatttaattgacatgaagaacttagaagaatataacaaaggatatttttggatactaaatgttatagatatattcagtagatacgcatggagtatcccgattaaaaataaaactggtatagaagttacaaattcttttaaatctatatttaaagaagctatcccagataaaatacaatttgatgaaggtaaggaattttataacaaacattttaaaaaactattaactgataacgatgtagaatatttttcaacacattcagataaaaaagcatctgttatagaaagatttaataaaacattgaaaactagaatgtggaaatattttactgctaatgaaacatataaatatatcgatgtgttagatgatttagttaaaggttataataattctaaacataattctataaatatgaaacctatacaagctagaaaagaagaaaattcagaaatagtttggaataatttatatggagcatttgttacacatgattttggagaacctaaatttaaaataggacaacatgttagaatttctaaatatcgaaaaacattttataaaggttatacccctaattttacagaagaaatatttaaaattaaaaagataatattaactaaaccatttgtttataaattgtttgatttaaaagatgaagaaatattaggttatttctatgaacaagaattatcacttgtaccaaatccagatgaaatagaatacaaaatagaaaaggtattgaaaacaaaaactctaaAGCAGGACCCGCGAAAAAATgaccatttcgtttcgtagTTTAGCATTTCGTATAGTATTTCGTTTCGTACTTTAGCATTTCTTAATTTCGTTTtgcatttcgtaatttcgttgcatatttcttaatttcgtagtcgtactttagaagtacccagaaattcattgcctttttgaaaattctataatGATATTTGTTCTGTCCTAACTTTTATTACTGTTCGAACCAATGTATGCTttgaaaatatgatgtaattaaataaatttgaatttgaattaaatttgaatatgagaatcaagcataacttttgtttttttaacttGTCTcttgttaacagttccagagtttcaattacaatcaaatccaaattggctaaaaagtacataggactaaaggaaatgaactgttagtcactgcaaacctattccagtgttatgtcgatcgtgttgaatcactttgcttgagttgaaagaatcagatattctatggtgcaacatcggtcgaagagatatatcttggtgttgactgtcccTTGACCATTTAACTTCATGTGTTTATTGtacattggaatcagcatcatacccatttgaactgcaaaatattcatacaacatgaaaacctacagtacatgtatacagtaatcaaactttcaccgatgttggatatttgaatgaaatgtaCAGTCACGTAGTCCGTACGGGCaacaacttcgtacttaaaatggtattggctactaggaactcacgtacggcgttagtagggaactcacgtacggttaacctgtggagatcaccgtacagtcacggacggttcacccagtcctgagaATGGCCGGTTCGCGGAGCTCCGTATACTGCCTATACTAAAGAGCTCGCGTGAACCACCCACGCGCTAGCGATATACCTGTCGTAGCTCGGTCCCGATTGACCGAGATTGCCCTCTGATCAATCTTAGGGCGGGAGAGCCGACGAACAAATACCGTACTCCACTCCTCACCTACGCTCCGGATCCGCAGGATGCTGTCGCGACAATCTTCTCCAAGACTTTTCCTCGATCCAACGAACATAAGGAATCCTCGTCCGACCCTGCAGAGCAATCAACACATAGATTGTAATATCATGCCACAGTTTATTTCATCGTACTTCACCCCATGTCACTACGAGGACGACTCACTTTCCCCTTACAATTATCTACAATCACTCTCAGTATTACACTCAACATTCTAACAAATACCTTTCACAACACATCAAAATCACCCCAATTACTATTACGTTTTACTCACCCACGATTCATCTAATCTTATCAAGCAACAGAACTAAGTTGCTATATAACAAAGGTGACACAGACTACATACATACAAACCACAAATcagtggcggatccagaggCATAGTATGACTACCGCAATTCGGCAACCGAGTGCCGAAGGCACGAGATGTGCAATACGAGTACGGGGGGTTTGGGGGTCCTCCCCcagataattttgaataatttaaaGGGCTGAGATGACATTTCCTGGGTTTTGGAAGAGAAAAATCCTGTTTTAATGTGGGTACTTTTTCCAAGGAATCAGCTAAGTCAAGTCCatccatgaaataaataaaatgttgatagaGGAACAATGTTGACTACCGCATTAGCGGCAAGTGCGGTAGGCTAAATCCGCCACTGCAAATAATCAACAGCGCCCTCTGGATAGCGCTCAGCGCGGGAAAATCTATCATCAATAACTTCCCCTAAACATGCCATTTAATTACCCCAAACACCCTGACAATCAACAATTCGAAGCCCGAGCACATCGTAGTATACTTTAAAATAGATACATGTAGAAGATTAAACTAATTTACCTGCAGAGAAATCAACACATAGATTGTAATATCATGCCACAGTTTATTTCATCGTACTTCACCCCATGTCACTACGAGGACGACTCACTTTCCCcttacaattatttacaatcaCTCTCAGTATTACACTCAACATTCTAACAAATACCTTTCACAACACATCAAAATCACCCCAATTACTATTACGTTTTACTCACCCACGATTCATCTAATCTTATCAAGCAACAGAACTAAGTTACTATATAACAAAGGTGACACAGACTACATACATACAAACCACAAATcagtggcggatccagaggCATAGTATGACTACCGCATTTCGGCAACCGAGTGCCGAAGGCACGAGATGTGCAATTCGAGTACGGGGGGTTTGGGGGTCCTCCCCcagataattttgaataatttaaaGGGCTGAGATGACATTTCCTGGGTTTTGGAAGAGAAAAATCCTGTTTTACTGTGGGTACTTTTTTCCAAGGAATCAGCTAAGTCAAGTCCatccatgaaataaataaaatgttgatagaGGAACAATGTTGACTACCGCATTAGCGGCAAGTGCGGTAGGCTAAATCCGCCACTGCAAATAATCAACAGCGCCCTCTGGATAGCGCTCAGCGCGGGAAAATCTATCATCAATAACTTCCCCTAAACATGCCATTTGATTACCCCAAACACCCTGACAATCAACAATTCGAAGCCCGAGCACATCGTAGTATACTTTTAAATAGATACATGTAGAAGATTAAACTAATTTACCTGCAGAGAAATCCACACATAGATTGTAATATCATGCCACAGTTTATTTCATCGTACTTCACCCCATATCACTACGAGGACGACTGACGATACAGGTCTCCAAGGACGCCAACTCCATTTGGTGGCGTCACTTGCCAGACCCATAAAATGACTGCGGCACGGAAGTCGGAGTTATAAGTCGACTCCGGCAAAATCCACTACGACATACCACTGACACTACTACTGATCACTCATTGCAACCACGATTCTATCTCTAATGGTTAAAGAGCTAGGCGCAAAAATCTCATTGAAAAATTTGGGGTCCCATTTTCGAGCCCGTAAAGCCCAAACGGTTAATCGCAGATAGGGCGTGCCATTGACTTTTTTAGCCTCCGGGCTGTTATGAACAACTTTCGTGCTCGGCCGAAGCGGAAAACTCGGACAAAAATGTTTCTCATACAGTAACTTTTTaatgtcagaattttcaaaagtaaaacGCCCTCTGGTTGGTGAACGGGGTCTCCAGTCAAAGATCCCTTCGACTTACttcaaggtacctgtgttccgTACGTCTCACAAAAGTTTCAAGTAAATCCGTCACGGAATATTGTAATGCTACCAGAATATAGTCATCCAGGCTCTCGCGTCTAGATAGCTGCATTCATTAGCTCTATCCAGGGAAGTTACTGCAAGGATGCTATTGCTTGTATGCAAAAATTCCTCAGTTGCGTTCACTCGAGACTGACCTCATTCAGTGCGCCACAAATATAGTAGCAGAgataaaaatactaaaaaactaCAGATCTAGTACACAGCTCTATCACTGCTTATAGGGACACTGACACAAACACACGTACTGACGCGCTGTGGGAATAAGACACGTAGgcaatatttgatttgatttgatttgatttatttgatgattatcatgatacaaatataaatacataattgttACAAAATGTTTATGTATAATGCATGACAATCATCAGGACCTCGGAAATCATTAAGTGATTGTCAAGCCGAGGCCCTGGAgcaaataacaaaaaaatgcAATTATGAAAAGAAGGAACATTGAGAATGATGGAATGATACTATTTGGATAATGAGAAGGATGCAAAATTTTACGTTATAGCATAAACTAGTCATCGGATTAATTGATGGTAGACtgttattgatttattaacGGGATAATTTAAGAAGAATAGAAAAGTCCTCCCATTTCGACGAATGAGATATAATCCCTAAAAAGATAAGCATTTCTgcataaaataaatttctacaCATTTATAGTATTTTGGTTTGCTCAAGATTTTAGATGTTGATTAATAGGTTGACATGAGTTGCTTCTTGAGATTGTGCTTGAAACTATAAAGAGATGTGTTACAATATGTATATCTAATTGTATTTTGTACCGCCAGATGGCGCTTGAGAATTACTTTATAAAATGGTGGTTGCTTAGAATAAACgtgttcaaattaatctcTCTCGTTTTgactgatttaattgatatagaGGACGACACGAAACATGGTGGCAGCGGTGGCCCACAATTAAGTGATCTAACGAGGGCACAGTGAATGTTTTGAGGACGTTTGATCCGAGTTTTGTTGCTTTACTGAGGATTATCAGAGAACAGACAGCATGTCTAACGAAAACGTGTTGCCGCCCGCACCGAGACCCGTTGCCGGGATAAATCCACCAAAACCGCTTGAAATGGGAGATAATGTGGCGGAAAATTGGAAGCTATGAAAACAGCAATGGGACATTTACAACATCGTAAGCAATTTACGCGCGCAAAGTGGTGAGTACCGTACCGCTTTATTTCTGCATTCGGTCGGGACGGAGGCTCTCAAGATTTATAACGGAATGAATTTCGAAAATGCAGGTGACGAGAATGATGTGGGTAAGATAATTCCAAAGTTTGATGACTTTACGGTCGGCGAGATAAACGTTACGTACGAACGCTACATATTTAATTCGAGGAATAAAAAGGCGGATGAGTCAGTGGATAAGTACGTCTCAGATTTGAGGACGCTGGCCCGGACGTGCGATTTTAGTGATTTAGCTGACTCGTTGATAAAAGATAGAATTGTTCTTGGTATAGATGATAGTGACGTGCGGAAGAAGTTGCTCGAAACGAAAGAGTTAAACTTGTCTACGTGTATCAATATTTGCCGCGCTGCAGAATCATCCAGCAGACAATTGAAATCTATGTCAGCAGACGCTAGTTGTACTGTTAACAAGGTCAATGGGAGCGACCAGACGAAGAAGAATTTTAGTGGCGCCAAAACAACCGCTTCTAGGAATTATCGGTCTCGTAATTCCGGCGGGAGAGGAGAACCAATGAACTGTCGTTATTGTGGCGCTCAACACCCACGTGATCGCGCATTTTGCTCAGCGTGGGGAAAGACCTGCAACAACTGCGGATTGAGCAATCATTTCGCGTCTGTGTGTAAACAACCTAAGGGGCGAAAGGTCAACAGAATCGAGCAATCAGACGACGACTCGGAGTACGAATCGATACAAAACGTATATTCCGATAAGAACTGTGTAAAAAATGACATTTATGCTGAAATGTCAATCGGAGGGCGATCGATCCGTTTTCAAATTGACTCGGGGGCTTCGGCAAATTTGATTCCGATTAAGTACGTAAAGAACATCAAGGAAATTCGGCCTACAACGAAGAAGCTCAAGATGTGGAACAATAGTGTTCTGAACCCCGTTGGTAAAATTAGACTAGCTGTGGTCAACATGCATAACAAGAGACGatattcattagaatttattgTAGTCAATGAACGATTAACACCCATAATCGGGTCTCAATCTGCACAGTTGATGCAGTTGATaacggttaataataataattttttgagAGTTAATCAAATCGAAGGTCAGTCCCCTGAGGTAAATTCTATTTTATCAGAGTATGAAGATGTTTTTCGGAAAGAAGTGGGTACACTTCCAGGGGTTGTTCATTTGAACGTAGATCGAAATGCAGTTCCGGCAGTTATGCCTATTAGACGTATACCTCATGCCCTGAAGAATAGGGTAAAATTGAAGATTGACAGTTTAGTAAACAATGGTGTATTAGCCAGTGTAGACGAACCTACACCGTGGGTAAATTGCCCTGTTATTGCCGAGAAGAAGTCGGGAGATGTAAGACTGTGTCTAGACCCACAgcaattaaataaatatttaatgagAGAAAGATACCCCATACCTGTACTGGAAGATATTTTACCTGACATGAAAGATGCGAAAGTTTTCAGTAAATTCGATCTTAAGTCGGGGTATTGACATCTGCGCCTCGACGAAGAATCGAGCTTACTTACTACTTTCAACACTCCATATGGGAGGTATAGATGGCGCAGGTTGCCATTTGGGCTCAGTGTAtctggtgaaatatttcagaaacaTTTAAACCAAGCACTCGAAGGCTTGGAGGGCACCTACTGTATCCATGACGATATTATACTTGTAGGAGTAGGGACAACTATTGAACAAGCCATAGCTGATCATAACAAAAAATTAAGGGCTCTTTTACAAAGATGtagagaaaaacaaattgctTTGAACTTGGAAAAATTAGAATTGTTTAAGAAAGGAGTGCCATTTATTGGTCATAAACTAACAGATAACGGCCTAGAGGCGGACCAAAGTAAGATTGAAGCTATTTTGAAAATGCCGGCGCCCACTGACGTGGCGGGCATACAGCGTATCAACGGCATGGTAAATTATCTCGCGAAGTTTTTACCTAATTTATCAGATGCTTTAGGTCCGCTTAGGAAGTTGACGCGTAAAGATACTGAGTGGTCTTGGGGTCCCGATCAAGAGTCGGCCTTTGCCAAGGTCAAAGAATTGGTTACGAAAACTCCGGTTTTGGCGTATTATGATCCCAATAAAGAGCTAACATTGCAGTGTGACAGCAGTCAATCTGGTCTGGGCGCGTCCCTGATGCAGAAAGGACGTCCAATCGCCTATAGTAGCAGAGCATTAACTGACGCTGAAACGCGTTACGCGCAGATCGAAAAAGAAACTCTTGCTATTGTTTACGGCTTAGAAAAATTTAATACGTACACATATGGCCGCAAGGTTACAGTTGAAAGTGACCATAAACCTATCGAGGCTATAGTTAAAAAACCTTTGTCGCGCGCGCCTAAACGTTTGCAGGCTATGTTACTTCGTGTCTATAAATATGATGTCGAGATAAAGTTCACTCCGGGGTCGAAGATGTTCATCGCGGACACCTTGTCTCGCGCATACCTAGATTCTGGATCGGAGACAGCGGAGTTTGACAGTATCAATATGGTTCGGTATTTGCCAATTAGCGCTGCGCGTTTATCGGAGATTAGAGATGAAACCGATAAGGATGATACCATGCagatattgaaagaaattattTTGAGAGGGTGGCCAGATGAGAGAAGTTCAGTGCCTACTGAAGTTACTCCATATTTCTCATTTAGAGATGAGTTGTCAATTCAGAACGGTATCATTTTTCGCGGGGAACGCGCTGTGATTCCCAAGTCGATGTATAACATTATAAAAGACAAAATTCACAGTTCACATCTTGGCATCGAATCCTGTTTACGTCGTGCCAGAGAATCGGTCTACTGGCCAGGTATGAACGCCCAGATGCGCGAATATATGTTGTCGTGTAGTTTATGTCGTGAGCATGACCAGGCCCAGTCCAAAGAGCCTATGCTGATCGAGACTCCCCCAGCTAATCGACCGTGGGAGAAGATCGGTGTCGACTTATTCAATTTGAAAGGGGAAGTTTATCTAATAACAGTAGATTATTTCAGCAATTTTTGGGAGGTAGATCGGTTGGTCAAGTCCACTAAATCGACTCCTGTCATAGCAAAACTTAAAGCTCATTTCGCACGATATGGCATTCCGGACATTATCATTTCCGATAATGGACCTCAGTTTGCCTCGAAAGAATTCCGTAAGTTTATGATTGATTGGGACATTCGGCATCGTCCTTTAAACCCGTATGACAGTAAGTCTAATGGACAGGCTGAGTCGGCGGTCAAGACCGCGAAAAGACTTCTTAAAAAAGCATATGAGGCGAAACGAGACCCCTATCTTGCGATACTCGATTTTAGAAACACGCCCACTCAGGGTTTAAATGTCAGTCCGGTCCAAAGGTTTATGAACAGAAGAACCAAGACTATGATGCCAACGACGGCTAATCTATTACGGCCGAAAATTAGTTTATCAGACGGGTCCGAGAAAAAACGTAAGCAGGCCGAATATTTCAACCAATCGGCCAAGAACCTTAAACCGTTAGACGAAGGTGATATTGTTCGCATGAAACCATTTCCGGGGCATGGAACAAACTTAAAGGCGACGGTCACCGAACGCGTCGGAAATCGCTCTTATCTTGTCGAAACTGGCGACAATAAAACGTACAGGCGCGCAAGACATCATCTCAGAAAGACCAACGAAACGACCGTTGAGCCGGCTGTAGATTCTGATAATACAGTTGAAAACCGGCCTATATCGGAACCGGTAGCTAACGAGACATCCGTTTCAGATAGTCAAAATTTAAGTCGACCTGAAAGGCAACGTAGACCCCCTACCTATTTAACTGATTACGTGTGTAATTAACTCTGAAGAGAAACAGATATTAACCGCAATCTTGTAATGTTGTACTGAATCACATATAATATTATGTATCATTTTAATTAGTTTTAGTAATTAGTTagctatatacatgtatgcaTCTTTTGAAAGTAGTTTTAGGAAAACAAgttcttttctttttataggAAAAGGGATGTTACAATATGTATATCTAATTGTATTTTGTACCGCCAGATGGCGCTTGAGAATTACTTTATAAAATGGTGGTTGCTTAGAATAAACgtgttcaaattaatctcTCTCGTTTTgactgatttaattgatatagaGGACGACACGAAACAAGATGAACTATTTCGGATGTTGATGGTAAAGAAATCCAGAGCTTTGTGCTATTAATAGAGAACGAGCGTTTAGTAGTGCGATGTTGCGgtatatttaaattattggCATTTCGTAGAATATGATGTTGCTGACCAGACCTATATGAAAGAATATGACGTAGGGTATTAGGTACCTTGTTGCACGTCAGCTTGAAAATGAAGCTTGCTGTTTGGAGCTTATTAATGTCAGTTAATTTAAGGTGATTGCCTACTTTAAAGAGTGGACTCGAGTGTGCTAGGTAAGGTACATTATATACAAGTCGTAAAGCCCGTTTCTGTAGGATGCTAAGATGATGCAGACGGATTGGATATGTACGTCCCCAGACAATGTTGCAGCATTGGAAATATGGTAAAACTGAGGAATTATAAAGTGTGGGCAAAATGGGCTGGGGTAGACATTTGTGGGCTTTGAACAATAAACCAATAGCACGTGAAACTTTGGCAGATGTATAGGCAGTATGTGCTGACCAGTTTAGgttttcatcaaaaatcaCACCAAGAAATTTGTTGGTGCACGAATGAGCAACAGGTTGATTGTCTATACTGATTTCTGTATTGTCTGGTAATCTAAAATTGCCAAACTTCATGTAGCTTGTTTTCTTTACATTCAATGAGAGTTTGTTTGCTCTAAACCACGTAGATAGTTTTATCAGTTCGAGGTTTACGGCACGAATTAATTCTATAGGATCTTTGTTGCTACAAGAAATGGTCGTGTCGTCAGCAAACAGTATAAACTTGAATAACTTAGAAACATGTATTATGTCATTTACATACACAATAAAAAGTAATGGTCCAAGAATAGAACCTTGAATAGACCGTGCGAGATGGGCTGATAACTGGAAGGAGATTTGTTGTAGTCTACATATTGTTTACGATTTGataaataacttttaatccaATCATTCGGTAAGCCTCTTATGCCTAATCTGTGTAGTTTTTGGATCAAAATTGAGTGGTCGATTGTATCGAAAGCTTTcgataaatcaatgaaaatacttaTTGAGAATTGGCCATTTTCAACCTGTTTTGAGATATGATCTGTAAAGTCAAGCAGTGCAAGTTCCGTAGATGAATTTTTCCTAAAGCCATATTGATGAGGGTTAAGGATATGATGATTATCAACAAAGGATATTATACGGGCGTAGGTAATTTTTTCTAGGATTTTAGAAAAGAACGAAAGGACTGATATAGGTCTGTAGTTagtgatttcatttttatcaccgCCTTTATGAATTGGGGTAACTTTGGCGATTTTAAGAGCGTCGGGAACTATCCCCGTTGAATATGACTTATTGAAGATGTATAGTAATGGTTCCATTATTTCAGAGATGGCAGACTTAGCAATTTTAGGTTTTATATCATCAGGCCCAGCACCTTTATTAGCATCCAAATTATTGACAATATATAAAATGTCCTGCTGAATAATTGGGTTTAGGAACAGGTTATTTGAAGAATCGGGTTGGAGATATGATAGGGGAGAGATTTCGGTTGTTGGAATTTTGTCCGCTAAGTTTCTACCAACGTTAGTAAagaaagaattgaatttattggcTATATCTGAAGGGTCAAGGTCTACACCATTTATGTCTCTAAATGGTGGGCATATATTTCTGTCTTTAGGGCTACCGATAACTTGGTTTAGAATCGACCAAGTTTTTTTCAGGTCATGTTTCGCAGCAATTAATGCTCGTGCGAAGTGCTGTTTCTGCGCAGCTTTAAGCAATCGATTCAACCTGTTGCGATATTTCTTGTAACGTTCGTGATGATCAGCGCGCTTAGTTCGTTTGTATATTCggtaatatttcaatttggttttgacagaatttagtaagcc
This Tubulanus polymorphus chromosome 7, tnTubPoly1.2, whole genome shotgun sequence DNA region includes the following protein-coding sequences:
- the LOC141909154 gene encoding uncharacterized protein LOC141909154 produces the protein MNFENAGDENDVGKIIPKFDDFTVGEINVTYERYIFNSRNKKADESVDKYVSDLRTLARTCDFSDLADSLIKDRIVLGIDDSDVRKKLLETKELNLSTCINICRAAESSSRQLKSMSADASCTVNKVNGSDQTKKNFSGAKTTASRNYRSRNSGGRGEPMNCRYCGAQHPRDRAFCSAWGKTCNNCGLSNHFASVCKQPKGRKVNRIEQSDDDSEYESIQNVYSDKNCVKNDIYAEMSIGGRSIRFQIDSGASANLIPIKYVKNIKEIRPTTKKLKMWNNSVLNPVGKIRLAVVNMHNKRRYSLEFIVVNERLTPIIGSQSAQLMQLITVNNNNFLRVNQIEGQSPEVNSILSEYEDVFRKEVGTLPGVVHLNVDRNAVPAVMPIRRIPHALKNRVKLKIDSLVNNGVLASVDEPTPWVNCPVIAEKKSGDKHLNQALEGLEGTYCIHDDIILVGVGTTIEQAIADHNKKLRALLQRCREKQIALNLEKLELFKKGVPFIGHKLTDNGLEADQSKIEAILKMPAPTDVAGIQRINGMVNYLAKFLPNLSDALGPLRKLTRKDTEWSWGPDQESAFAKVKELVTKTPVLAYYDPNKELTLQCDSSQSGLGASLMQKGRPIAYSSRALTDAETRYAQIEKETLAIVYGLEKFNTYTYGRKVTVESDHKPIEAIVKKPLSRAPKRLQAMLLRVYKYDVEIKFTPGSKMFIADTLSRAYLDSGSETAEFDSINMVRYLPISAARLSEIRDETDKDDTMQILKEIILRGWPDERSSVPTEVTPYFSFRDELSIQNGIIFRGERAVIPKSMYNIIKDKIHSSHLGIESCLRRARESVYWPGMNAQMREYMLSCSLCREHDQAQSKEPMLIETPPANRPWEKIGVDLFNLKGEVYLITVDYFSNFWEVDRLVKSTKSTPVIAKLKAHFARYGIPDIIISDNGPQFASKEFRKFMIDWDIRHRPLNPYDSKSNGQAESAVKTAKRLLKKAYEAKRDPYLAILDFRNTPTQGLNVSPVQRFMNRRTKTMMPTTANLLRPKISLSDGSEKKRKQAEYFNQSAKNLKPLDEGDIVRMKPFPGHGTNLKATVTERVGNRSYLVETGDNKTYRRARHHLRKTNETTVEPAVDSDNTVENRPISEPVANETSVSDSQNLSRPERQRRPPTYLTDYVCN